A genomic segment from Ptychodera flava strain L36383 chromosome 19, AS_Pfla_20210202, whole genome shotgun sequence encodes:
- the LOC139119356 gene encoding low affinity immunoglobulin epsilon Fc receptor-like, which translates to MKIVIILLSCALYSTANGAYLPATCQTGWIKFKESCYYGYVYPMYTYREAEEVCTGMHSTLVIINDAEENLFLKAYTRNQYHIWIGLNDIKVEGKFVWADGSPLKYRNWNVGQPDNGSNREDCAHLVFTAQGRWNDWPCSHRAGFVCEQKPRWQKNTL; encoded by the exons ATGAAGATAGTCATTATACTTCTCTCATGTGCATTATACAGCACCGCCAATGGAGCAT ATTTACCTGCAACTTGTCAGACCGGATGGATAAAATTTAAGGAAAGCTGCTACTACGGATATGTGTATCCTATGTACACATACAGAGAAGCAGAAGAAGTGTGTACAGGGATGCACAGTACCTTGGTCATCATCAACGATGCAGAGGAGAATCTGTTTTTGAAAG CATACACACGTAACCAATACCATATTTGGATCGGATTAAACGACATCAAAGTTGAAGGAAAATTTGTGTGGGCGGATGGATCCCCG TTGAAATACAGAAATTGGAACGTGGGTCAACCCGATAATGGAAGCAATAGGGAAGACTGTGCACATCTTGTGTTCACTGCGCAAGGGCGATGGAATGATTGGCCGTGTTCACACCGTGCGGGCTTTGTCTGCGAACAGAAACCACGTTGGCAAAA GAATACGCTTTAA
- the LOC139119333 gene encoding DNA-directed RNA polymerase III subunit RPC6-like, with translation MAAAPDPVLKQEPTTDAVDLENRILELCQQNPKGIGDGVIQADMPHIDIRQRVSAVNRLLSTGRIDLLKTATGLLYRLKDPQAGVKIKSSDNQEKLIYQIIEESGNKGIWIRDIRYKSNLLLTQVSKILKNLESKKLIKAIKSVGASKRKVYMLDNVEPDRSVTGGAWYSDQDFESEFVEVLNQQCYKFLQQRADNARATKQDPLAVRNACYASLLDVRKYIMELGISKVDLSVDDIETILNTLIYDNKVEMTIVASQSSASIDGQMKLYRAIEPLIKPTGLTRMPCGVCPVFDQCYIGGVVSPSNCVYIKQWLELDF, from the coding sequence ATGGCGGCAGCTCCGGATCCAGTCCTGAAGCAAGAACCAACAACGGATGCCGTGGACTTAGAAAACAGGATTCTAGAACTCTGTCAACAGAATCCGAAAGGTATTGGAGATGGCGTTATACAAGCCGACATGCCACATATCGATATAAGGCAGCGAGTGTCGGCTGTGAACAGGCTTTTGTCCACCGGCCGAATCGATCTACTGAAAACAGCAACGGGTTTGCTGTATAGGCTGAAGGACCCCCAGGCCGGTGTTAAAATCAAAAGCAGCGACAACCAAGAAAAACTCATTTATCAAATAATCGAAGAATCCGGAAACAAAGGGATCTGGATTCGAGACATACGGTACAAGAGCAACTTACTGCTGACACAGGTTAGTAAAATTCTCAAAAATCTGGAGAGCAAGAAATTAATCAAGGCGATCAAGTCCGTGGGAGCATCCAAAAGGAAAGTGTACATGCTGGACAATGTTGAGCCAGATAGATCGGTCACTGGCGGCGCCTGGTACAGCGATCAGGATTTTGAGTCGGAATTTGTCGAGGTGTTGAATCAACAGTGTTACAAGTTCCTACAGCAAAGGGCAGACAACGCGAGGGCCACAAAACAGGACCCGTTAGCCGTGAGGAACGCCTGCTACGCGTCATTGCTCGATGTCCGCAAGTACATCATGGAGCTGGGAATCAGCAAAGTGGATCTGTCCGTAGATGACATCGAGACGATACTGAACACTCTGATCTATGACAACAAAGTGGAGATGACCATCGTGGCAAGCCAGAGCAGCGCCAGCATTGACGGACAGATGAAATTGTACAGGGCGATAGAACCGCTTATAAAACCAACAGGACTGACGAGGATGCCCTGCGGTGTCTGTCCAGTGTTTGATCAGTGTTACATAGGAGGTGTAGTTTCACCGTCAAACTGTGTATACATCAAGCAGTGGTTGGAGTTGGACTTCTGA